Proteins from a genomic interval of Rosa chinensis cultivar Old Blush chromosome 2, RchiOBHm-V2, whole genome shotgun sequence:
- the LOC121048870 gene encoding senescence-specific cysteine protease SAG39, producing MEFINHTKFICLALILMLGAWSSEATSRSLQDAMMYGRYEQWMARYRRIYNDIDEKEMRFHIFKENVAFIESSNGEANKPYKLSVNRFADLTNEEFTASRNRFKGHECSTTTTSFKYENVTVPATVDWRQKGAVTPIKDQG from the coding sequence ATGGAGTTCATCAACCACACCAAATTTATATGTTTGGCATTGATTCTCATGTTGGGGGCTTGGTCTTCTGAAGCCACTTCCCGCAGTCTCCAAGATGCAATGATGTATGGTAGATACGAGCAATGGATGGCTCGTTATAGACGCATATACAACGACATTGACGAGAAGGAGATGCGCTTCCACATATTTAAGGAAAATGTAGCTTTTATAGAATCTTCCAATGGCGAAGCAAACAAACCTTACAAATTAAGTGTCAATCGATTTGCAGACCTTACAAATGAAGAGTTCACAGCCTCAAGAAATCGATTCAAGGGGCATGAATGTTCCACAACAACCACTTCTTTCAAATATGAAAATGTTACCGTGCCAGCTACAGTGGACTGGAGACAGAAAGGAGCTGTGACTCCCATCAAGGACCAAGGCTAA
- the LOC121051675 gene encoding uncharacterized protein LOC121051675, producing the protein MAETKRFISSSRLLSLASRALSEIQVENLIDPRESEGIELTRKRMKPDVTVAFVIFPEIAGNLTGVAFGVSDSSFCGRRKLAESLSKTHRSWPETSLERREKMIVDFLL; encoded by the exons ATGGCCGAAACGAAGCGTTTCATCTCCTCGAGTAGGCTGTTAAGCTTGGCCTCGCGAGCCCTATCTGAGATTCAAG TTGAAAATCTAATTGATCCAAGGGAGAGCGAAGGAATTGAATTGACGAGAAAAAGAATGAAGCCTGAT gtgacagtagcttttgtgatctTTCCTgagattgccggaaatctcaccggagtagcttttggtgttagtgacagtagcttttgtggtcggcGGAAGTTGGCCGAAAGTCTGTCGAAGACTCACCGGAGTTGGCCAGAAACCTCgctggagaggagagagaagatgattgttgactttttactctag
- the LOC112184362 gene encoding uncharacterized protein LOC112184362, translating to MLLVIGASPCTAEIHTEFIIVDCFSSYNAIIGRQALNKLKCIIAGYMLLMKFPTPNGTGCVKGSQQLARECYSTTVARSTHSHEILTVGSHVPSPNIFEDLRDDEEKYVKKE from the coding sequence atgctaCTAGTTATCGGCGCTAGTCCATGCACGGCGGAGATACACACGGAGTTCATCATCGTTGACTGCTTCAGTTCGtacaatgccatcattggtcggcagGCGCTAAACAAACTAAAGTGCATCATAGCAGgctacatgcttctcatgaagttccctacacccAACGGGACAGGGTGTGTGAAAGGAAGTCAACAACTGGCTCGAGAATGTTATTCTACAACTGTGGCACGGTCGACGCACagccatgagatcctaacggtaggaagccatgtGCCGTCGCCAAACATTTTCGAAGATCTTAGGGATGACGAGGAAAAATATGTAAAAAaggaatga
- the LOC112187336 gene encoding vignain-like translates to MEGITQLTTGKLISLSVQELVDCDVNGEDQGCEGGLMDDAFQFINQNHGLSTEANYPYTGVDGTCNAKKEANHAASITGHEDVPANSESALLKAVANQPISVAIDASGSDFQFYSSGVFTGTCGTSLDHGVTAVGYGVSDDGTMYWLVKNSWGAEWGEEGYIRMQRDVAAQDGLCGIAMAASYPTA, encoded by the coding sequence ATGGAAGGAATTACTCAACTTACAACAGGTAAACTAATCTCTTTGTCTGTGCAAGAGCTAGTTGACTGTGATGTCAATGGTGAAGATCAAGGCTGTGAGGGAGGCTTGATGGATGATGCATTTCAGttcatcaatcaaaatcatGGACTTAGTACCGAGGCTAATTACCCCTATACTGGTGTTGATGGTACATGCAATGCCAAGAAGGAAGCAAACCATGCAGCCTCAATCACTGGCCACGAAGATGTGCCTGCAAATAGTGAAAGTGCACTACTTAAGGCTGTTGCCAATCAACCTATTTCTGTTGCCATTGATGCTAGCGGATCTGATTTCCAATTCTATTCAAGTGGTGTTTTCACCGGAACCTGTGGAACTAGCCTAGACCATGGTGTTACCGCTGTTGGTTATGGTGTCAGCGATGATGGGACTATGTATTGGTTGGTGAAGAACTCATGGGGCGCAGAATGGGGCGAAGAAGGTTACATAAGAATGCAAAGAGATGTTGCTGCACAGGATGGTCTCTGTGGCATTGCTATGGCAGCCTCTTACCCCACTGCCTAA
- the LOC112187335 gene encoding bifunctional riboflavin kinase/FMN phosphatase, translating to MSCCDCASNHCNTETPKPKILAVILDLDGTLLDTERATKSVFKEFLAKYGKTLNKEKEEKREIGKTLKDSSTAIVEDYDLPLTPDQFIEEIIPMYQQKWKHVKALPGATRLIKHLHDHGVPTALASNSLREYINAKISVHQGWQGWFSVIVGSDQVKAGKPSPDLFEEAARQMDVDAAHCLVIEDSMVGVKAANAAGMEVVAVPPHGEAAGCSALANTVLHSLLEFRPEHWGLPPFEDWVDNALPIDAINLSGLYVNGFVIEDTEDGKSALPDQVWGVFFGWAVVDMQKSYRVVVGIGMDHNSCCPKKKTQIHLVNGGNCCISNQQVKLLLVGYICGLNSKEVSSLDAESLEECKSIASAALDLPIFSQHAYVPLYPDTFSLEDMVDTDELGHY from the exons ATGAGCTGCTGCGACTGTGCATCCAATCACTGCAATACAGAGACCCCAAAACCCAAGATTTTGGCCGTCATTCTTGATTTGGATGGGACCCTTTTGGACACAG AGCGGGCTACAAAGAGCGTCTTCAAGGAGTTTTTGGCCAAGTATGGCAAGACATTGAATAAGGAAAAGGAAGAGAAGAGGGAGATTGGGAAGACACTCAAAGACTCGTCTACCGCTATTGTTGAGGACTATGATCTTCCATTGACTCCTGACCAGTTTATTGAAGAAATCATCCCCATGTATCAACAAAA GTGGAAGCACGTAAAAGCTCTTCCTGGTGCTACCCGTCTTATCAAACATCTCCATGACCATGGAGTACCTACTGCTCTTGCTTCAAATTCCTTGCGCGAATATATAAATGCAAAGATCTCTGTCCATCAAG GTTGGCAGGGATGGTTTTCAGTAATCGTTGGCAGTGACCAGGTTAAAGCGGGCAAGCCCTCTCCAGATTT ATTTGAAGAGGCAGCAAGGCAGATGGATGTAGATGCAGCTCACTGCCTTGTGATCGAAGACTCGAT GGTTGGCGTTAAAGCTGCCAATGCTGCCGGAATGGAGGTAGTGGCTGTTCCACCCCATGGTGAAGCTGCTGGTTGTTCTGCCCTTGCAAACACTGTGCTCCATTCACTTTTGGAGTTTCGACCTGAGCATTGGGGTCTTCCTCCTTTTGAAGATT GGGTAGATAATGCATTGCCAATTGACGCAATTAATTTGAGTGGTCTTTATGTTAACGGGTTTGTCATTGAAGACACAG AGGATGGGAAATCTGCTCTGCCTGACCAAGTTTGGGGAGTTTTCTTTGGGTGGGCCGTGGTGGATATGCAGAAGAGCTACAGGGTAGTGGTTGGCATTGGAATGGATCACAATTCCTGCTGTCCTAAGAAAAAGACT CAAATACATCTAGTCAATGGAGGCAATTGCTGTATATCCAACCAGCAAGTGAAACTGCTGCTTGTTGGATACATCTGCGGACTGAATAGCAAG GAAGTTTCATCTCTGGATGCAGAATCACTCGAGGAATGCAAGTCTATTGCAAGTGCTGCATTGGATCTACCAATATTTAGTCAGCATGCTTATGTGCCTCTGTACCCAGATACTTTTTCTCTCGAAGACATGGTTGACACTGATGAGCTAGGACACTACTGA